From one Mytilus edulis chromosome 1, xbMytEdul2.2, whole genome shotgun sequence genomic stretch:
- the LOC139498734 gene encoding uncharacterized protein KIAA1958-like — MEKSGINILKDKEFHHSREVLSAKRKHLKSQGLGNKKMKADPFSSSEIDMLFEQNILGTGNPEALLNTIWLNNTLHFGMRGRKEHTDMLFGDIKMMTTASGEQYLEYNERLTKTRTGHSDSRAFAPKMFATPDNPRCPVNAFKQYIRRRPEDALTPDSRFYLSTKRMVQPDVSENAKQTWFTMQPLGKNTLGDLAKKMSMKGGLTGRKVNHSVRKTTVSSLLHSNVEATTVMQLTGHKNVASVNEYSSASLQQQQTMSNILSDIGSGSRGLIPQEPTPNTSFEAKSADFPENDMFDSVELNEVCQKIENFESVEKNVKINKLLLVMLQ; from the exons ATGGAAAAGAGTGGAATAAATATTCTTAAAGATAAGGAATTTCACCACAGTAGAGAGGTGTTATCCGCGAAAAGAAAGCACTTAAAGTCACAGGGACTGGGAAACAAAAAGATGAAAGCTGATCCATTCTCATCCTCTGAAATAGATATGCTATTTGAACAGAATATCCTAGGAACAG GCAACCCTGAGGCACTACTTAATACCATATGGTTAAATAATACTTTGCACTTTGGTATGAGGGGAAGGAAGGAGCATACTGACATGTTATTTGGAGACATAAAAATGATGACAACAGCAAGTGGAGAGCAATATTTGGAATACAACGAAAGGCTGACTAAAACCAGGACAGGACACAGTGACAGTAGAGCATTTGCACCTAAAATGTTTGCAACACCAG ATAATCCACGCTGTCCAGTGAATGCATTCAAGCAATATATTCGTCGCCGCCCTGAAGATGCTCTGACTCCAGACAGTCGCTTTTATCTAAGTACTAAAAGGATGGTACAACCTGATGTCAGTGAAAATGCTAAACAAACATGGTTTACCATGCAGCCATTGGGTAAAAATACTCTAGGAGATTTAGCTAAAAAAATGTCTATGAAAGGTGGTCTTACAGGAAGAAAGGTTAACCATAGTGTTCGCAAAACTACAGTGTCCTCACTTCTTCACTCCAATGTGGAGGCTACTACCGTCATGCAGTTGACAGGCCATAAGAATGTTGCTTCCGTCAATGAGTATAGTTCAGCATCATTACAGCAACAGCAAACTATGTCAAATATCTTATCTGATATTGGTTCAGGAAGCCGGGGATTAATACCACAAGAACCAACTCCAAACACTAGCTTTGAGGCCAAATCTGCAGATTTTCCGGAGAATGATATGTTTGACAGTGTTGAATTAAATGAAGTTTgccaaaaaatagaaaattttgaatctgtagaaaaaaatgtaaaaataaacaagctTCTATTGGTAATGTTACAATAA